The Juglans regia cultivar Chandler chromosome 2, Walnut 2.0, whole genome shotgun sequence genome includes a window with the following:
- the LOC108984456 gene encoding 30 kDa ribonucleoprotein, chloroplastic encodes MGLDAWVLPVALLLATPTPPHHHQQPRNSPTTPLLPPFLQPKPQLLPYLFTDLEEQKGNGDFAVRKQRLEEAPFYPSWIKSSFSIPLLRDRKSMAVIEAALPIFSVCSSSFKLPFSSNKVLCKKLRNFTPIPIIFPNYPLSSLPLVVNKPSRNNLCFELCSALQEVVLEEEAEQAQGSNPKSKLYLVNLPWSLSATDIKNLLGQCGTVKDIEIIKQKNGKSRGFAFVTMASAEEAQAVIDKFNSYEISGRKIRIELSKRFKKPSPPRPEAPAAGETRHKIYVSNLAWKARSTHLRDLFSENFKPVSARVVFDAPLGRSAGYGFVSFATQEEAEAAISNLDGKELMGRPLRLKFSEKNVNEAGIEKEEDLSEGQQEEL; translated from the exons atgggtctcgacGCATGGGTTCTCCCCGTAGCGCTGCTGTTGGCCACCCCTACGCCACCGCATCACCACCAGCAACCTCGTAATTCGCCGACGAcccctcttcttcctcctttcctccagcCGAAGCCCCAGCTCCTGCCTTATCTCTTCACGGATCT AGAGGAGCAAAAGGGAAATGGTGATTTTGCTGTGAG aaagcagagaCTCGAGGAAGCACCATTTTATCCATCTTGGATAAAGTCCTCATTTTCCATTCCTCTACTTCGCGACAGAAAATCAATGGCGGTAATTGAAGCTGCACTTCCTATCTTCTCAGTCTGCTCTTCTTCGTTTAAACTCCCTTTTTCCTCTAACAAAGTACTCTGCAAAAAACTCCGTAATTTTACTCCTATCCCCATTATTTTTCCCAATTATCCTCTTTCTTCTCTCCCACTCGTCGTCAACAAACCCTCAAGAAACAACCTCTGCTTTGAACTATGTTCTGCGCTGCAGGAGGTCGTGTTAGAAGAGGAAGCAGAGCAAGCCCAGGGATCCAACCCGAAGAGCAAGCTTTACCTGGTCAATCTTCCCTGGTCTCTCTCTGCTACGGACATCAAGAACCTCCTGGGCCAGTGCGGAACTGTAAAGGACATTGAG ATAATAAAGCAGAAAAATGGGAAGAGCAGAGGCTTTGCCTTCGTGACAATGGCGTCTGCTGAAGAAGCACAGGCTGTGATTGATAAGTTTAACTCTTAT GAAATATCGGGTCGGAAAATAAGGATAGAGTTGTCAAAGAGATTCAAGAAGCCTTCTCCTCCACGTCCTGAAGCTCCCGCTGCTGGAGAGACACGCCATAAAATTTATGTGTCAAATCTTGCATGGAAAGCAAGATCTACTCATCTTAGAGATTTGTTCTCTGAAAACTTCAAACCAGTTTCAGCCAGGGTTGTCTTTGATGCCCCTTTAGGGAGATCTGCCGGTTATGGATTTGTCTCTTTCGCTACACAGGAGGAAGCAGAGGCTGCAATTTCCAATTTGGATGGGAAg GAACTGATGGGCAGACCACTTCGTCTGAAATTCAGTGAAAAGAATGTTAATGAAGCTGGAATTGAAAAGGAAGAAGACTTATCCGAGGGTCAACAGGAAGAGCTGTAG